The nucleotide window AGCCCTCGTGGCGCAGGGCCCCGATGAGGGTGCCGTAGGCCAGGACGTAGGTCAGGCCGTGCTCCGCGCACAGGCGGTCCAACTCGCGCAGGCAGTCCAGCTCGACCTTCTTGATCTCCTCCAAGGAGAGCGAACCCATTGCGGCCCTTCCCTTCACGACGTCCGTGCCCGCCGCACCGGCCAGTGCCCTGGCGGCAGCGGCGCCACGATGGTACCTGCTCAAGCGCTCGGGCCGCGCCCGCCGGTGGCTCCCAGCCGCCCCGTCCCGCCACGAGTCGGCGCGGGTCGGCGCGGGTCGGCGCACACTCGCCGGCCCGCCGTAGCATGGGCACTGTCTGCGCCCCGGCCGTCAGGAGCCCCATGCCCACACGTGTCCCTCGAACGCTCGTCATCATGCCCGCCTGGAACGAGGAGGCGGCCATCGGCGAGACCATTCGCGAGCTGCGTCGGGCCGTCCCCGACTACGACCTCCTCGTGGTCAACGACGGCTCGCAGGACCGCACCTCCCAGGTCGCCCGGCGGGCCGGGGCCCACGTCCTGGACCTGCCCTACAACCTCGGCGTGGGGGGCGCCATGCGCGCGGGCTACAAGTTCGCCCACCGCTTCGGCTACGAGCGCGCCATCCAGGTCGACGCCGACGGCCAGCACGACCCGCGCGACATCGAGGCCGTCCTGGAGGGCCTGGAGCGCTCCAACATCTCCATCGGGGCGCGCTTCGCCGAGGCCGGGACCTACAGGGCCCGCGGCCCGCGCCGCTGGGCCATGGTCATGCTCGCCGCGATCGTGGGGCGCGTGGCCAGGACCCGGCTCACCGACGTCACCAGTGGATTCAGGGCCGCCGACGCCACCGCCATCGACCAGTACTGCCTGCACTACCCCGCCGAATACCTGGGCGACACGATCGACTCCCTGGTCATCGCCCTGCGCTCGGGCCTGACCGTCAGCCAGGTGGGGGTCTCCATGCGCCCGCGCCAGGCCGGCACACCGTCGAACAACCCGTGGAAGTCCGCCATCTACCTGGGCCGCAGCA belongs to Actinomyces capricornis and includes:
- a CDS encoding glycosyltransferase family 2 protein, with protein sequence MPTRVPRTLVIMPAWNEEAAIGETIRELRRAVPDYDLLVVNDGSQDRTSQVARRAGAHVLDLPYNLGVGGAMRAGYKFAHRFGYERAIQVDADGQHDPRDIEAVLEGLERSNISIGARFAEAGTYRARGPRRWAMVMLAAIVGRVARTRLTDVTSGFRAADATAIDQYCLHYPAEYLGDTIDSLVIALRSGLTVSQVGVSMRPRQAGTPSNNPWKSAIYLGRSMFALFISLTRRPIDRTRRPTTAPSAAAQEA